In a single window of the Acidobacteriota bacterium genome:
- a CDS encoding glycosyltransferase, with protein MRAPRIAVVLTQLGYGGAERQTYELLRRLAGSEWAPRLVICLSEQLEPYGPLIEALGYPLVVIPRRSSFDLGRLRRLGAELRAGRIELVHAVHLLASGYSWLARRAIAGRRMLPTVRGTVVRPGRLKSWTYRRMLRSCPVTLVNSRRGAAFLVERFGAPPNRLRVVPNGVDFSRLRAGAPGRLRAELGVDPELRLVGLVGKNRPVKNIPRFMEILRRLLAGGTPVAGVLIGHGLGEEARTQLAPDLPAERLHLLGPRDDVPALLADLDLLLLTSDSEGCPNVVIEALGSGVPVVAGNVGDVEAMITPSRTGEIIDPPSDTGAFVAATRQVLAERDAYHRQVLTDRSRLERQYSLDAMTRSTVELWQQVLEGAPESEAG; from the coding sequence TTGAGAGCGCCGCGCATCGCCGTCGTCCTGACCCAGCTCGGCTACGGCGGCGCCGAGCGCCAGACCTACGAGCTGCTGCGGCGGCTGGCGGGCAGCGAGTGGGCTCCGCGGCTGGTGATCTGTCTTTCCGAGCAGCTCGAACCCTACGGCCCGCTGATCGAAGCATTGGGCTACCCCCTGGTGGTGATCCCCCGCCGCTCGAGCTTCGACCTCGGTCGCCTGCGCCGGCTGGGCGCCGAGCTGCGGGCCGGGCGCATCGAGTTGGTCCACGCCGTCCACCTGCTGGCCTCGGGCTACTCCTGGCTGGCCCGCCGCGCCATCGCGGGCCGGCGCATGCTGCCCACGGTGCGGGGCACGGTGGTCCGCCCCGGACGCCTGAAGAGCTGGACCTACCGCCGCATGCTGCGGAGCTGCCCCGTGACCCTGGTCAACTCGCGCCGGGGCGCGGCTTTTCTGGTCGAGCGCTTCGGCGCGCCTCCCAATCGCCTGCGAGTCGTGCCCAACGGGGTGGACTTCTCCCGCCTGCGGGCCGGGGCCCCGGGGAGGCTGCGAGCGGAATTGGGTGTGGACCCCGAGCTGCGGCTGGTGGGGCTGGTGGGCAAGAACCGCCCGGTGAAGAACATTCCCCGCTTCATGGAGATCCTGCGGCGCCTGCTGGCCGGCGGCACTCCGGTGGCAGGCGTGCTGATCGGCCACGGTCTGGGCGAGGAGGCCCGCACCCAGCTCGCCCCGGACCTGCCCGCAGAGCGCCTGCACCTGCTCGGCCCGCGGGACGACGTGCCCGCCTTGCTTGCCGACCTGGACCTGCTGCTGCTCACCTCCGACTCGGAGGGCTGCCCCAACGTGGTGATCGAGGCCCTGGGGTCCGGCGTGCCGGTGGTCGCGGGGAATGTGGGGGACGTGGAGGCGATGATCACGCCGTCGCGCACCGGGGAGATCATCGACCCTCCCTCCGACACCGGCGCCTTCGTTGCGGCGACTCGGCAGGTGCTCGCCGAGCGCGACGCCTACCACCGGCAGGTGCTCACCGATCGCTCGCGGCTGGAACGACAGTACTCCCTCGATGCCATGACCCGCAGCACCGTGGAGCTGTGGCAGCAGGTGCTGGAGGGAGCACCCGAAAGCGAAGCGGGCTAA
- a CDS encoding transposase, with the protein MKNRTKSKKKHPPVPRRHVSVQLSLPLLAEIGSVREGFFALCVRAGTAVLQEMMEQDRARVCGAPWSRDPGREGVKTGSAAAEVTLGSRRVPIRRPRLVNRQGEDLTLASYTWAASRDPLEGQTWDAIVSGVSTRNYARSLEFLPEGVEQRATSKSAVSRRFVALSQKQLRECLGRFLEEIEFRVVMIDGIVFRDYTVLVAQG; encoded by the coding sequence ATGAAGAATCGCACGAAGTCGAAGAAGAAGCACCCCCCTGTCCCGCGCCGCCACGTGTCGGTGCAGCTCTCGTTGCCGCTGCTGGCGGAGATCGGCTCGGTCCGAGAGGGCTTTTTCGCCCTTTGTGTGCGAGCAGGAACGGCTGTTCTGCAGGAAATGATGGAACAGGATCGGGCTCGGGTTTGCGGTGCGCCCTGGTCCCGAGATCCTGGTCGGGAAGGAGTGAAGACGGGATCGGCGGCTGCCGAGGTGACGCTGGGAAGCCGGCGCGTTCCAATCCGGCGTCCGCGGTTAGTCAATCGGCAGGGAGAGGATTTGACGCTGGCGAGCTACACCTGGGCAGCATCCCGGGATCCTCTCGAGGGTCAGACCTGGGACGCGATCGTCTCCGGCGTGTCCACTCGCAACTATGCCCGGTCGCTGGAGTTTCTCCCGGAAGGAGTCGAGCAGCGGGCGACGTCGAAGAGCGCGGTGTCCCGCCGCTTCGTGGCACTGAGCCAGAAGCAGCTTCGGGAGTGCCTGGGACGGTTCCTGGAAGAGATCGAGTTTCGGGTGGTGATGATCGACGGGATCGTGTTTCGAGACTACACCGTGCTGGTGGCTCAGGGCTAG
- a CDS encoding LysR family transcriptional regulator → MISPVRDGVIIASTSPTFPATTVSRKVAELERRLGARLLQRTRRKLSLTDVGQAYYQRAVRAVAEVEEAVAVTRMQQTPRGLLRVTMPVSFGHVGALVASFLERHPEVRVDLVCTDRVVDLVEEGFDVAVRAGRLSDSTLVARRLGVLQNIAATSPAFLDRCCAPRTPEQLEHFGCAVFGAGADRARWTSSDERRTVSVAVRARLVVIDMDFLHAAALAGRAITLLPAARCAADLKHDRLRRVLPAWCSPEVPVHAVYPSRRHLSPKVEAFLDHLSGQINNSGRSVICPSTHDE, encoded by the coding sequence ATGATCTCCCCGGTGCGCGACGGCGTGATCATCGCCTCCACGTCCCCCACATTCCCCGCCACCACCGTCAGCCGCAAGGTGGCCGAGCTGGAGCGCCGGCTGGGGGCACGCCTGCTTCAGCGCACCAGGAGAAAGCTGAGCCTGACCGACGTGGGCCAGGCCTACTACCAGCGAGCGGTCCGCGCCGTCGCCGAGGTGGAGGAGGCCGTGGCGGTCACGCGGATGCAGCAGACCCCTCGGGGCCTGCTGCGGGTCACCATGCCCGTGAGCTTCGGCCATGTCGGCGCCCTGGTCGCCTCGTTTCTCGAGCGGCACCCGGAGGTGCGGGTCGACCTGGTCTGTACCGACCGGGTGGTGGACCTGGTGGAGGAGGGCTTCGACGTGGCCGTGCGGGCCGGGCGCCTGAGCGACTCCACCCTCGTCGCCCGCCGCCTGGGCGTCTTGCAGAACATCGCCGCGACCAGCCCCGCCTTCCTCGACCGCTGCTGCGCGCCTCGGACTCCCGAGCAACTCGAGCACTTCGGCTGCGCGGTCTTCGGCGCCGGCGCCGACCGCGCGCGCTGGACGTCGAGCGACGAGAGGAGGACGGTCTCGGTTGCCGTGCGAGCGCGCCTGGTGGTCATAGACATGGATTTTCTCCATGCTGCCGCCCTGGCCGGTCGCGCCATTACCCTGCTGCCCGCCGCTCGCTGTGCCGCCGACCTGAAGCATGATCGACTCCGCCGGGTCCTGCCCGCGTGGTGCTCGCCCGAGGTGCCGGTCCACGCTGTCTATCCCAGCCGCCGCCACCTTTCTCCCAAGGTCGAGGCCTTCCTTGACCATCTGAGTGGACAAATCAATAACTCTGGTCGAAGCGTGATCTGTCCGAGCACACACGACGAATGA